In Deltaproteobacteria bacterium, the sequence GACCACGGCACCGACTTCAAGCAGCGCTGGCGCGTGCTGCGCGAGCGCGTGCTCGCCATGAAGCGCATCTGGACCGAGGACGAGGCGGCCTTCGAGGGCGAATTCGTGCGCTTCGAGCCGCTCTGGTCGTGGCCGAAGCCGGTGCAGCGGCCGCACCCGCCCGTCCTGCTCGGCGGCCACGGCCGACGCGCCCTCCAGCGCGTCGTCGACTACTGCGACGGCTGGCTCCCGATCAGCGTGCGGGCCGGCGACCTCGAGGCCGGGATGGCGGAGCTCTCGTGGCTCGCGCGCGAGAAGGGCAGGGACCCGCGCAGCATCTCGGTGTCCGTCTACGGCGCGCCGATGGACGCGCCTGGGCTCGTGCGCCTGCGGGATATCGGCGTCGAGCGCGCCATCTTCGCGCTCCCCTCGGCGGAGGCCGACACGCTCCTGCCCCTCCTCGACCGCGCCGCCGGGATCGCGCGCCAGCTCGCGTAGCGGCGCGATGGACCTCCGGCTCGCGGGCAGGCGCGCGCTCGTCACCGGCTCGAGCGCGGGCATCGGAAAGGCGATCGCGGCCGCGCTCGCC encodes:
- a CDS encoding LLM class flavin-dependent oxidoreductase; the encoded protein is DHGTDFKQRWRVLRERVLAMKRIWTEDEAAFEGEFVRFEPLWSWPKPVQRPHPPVLLGGHGRRALQRVVDYCDGWLPISVRAGDLEAGMAELSWLAREKGRDPRSISVSVYGAPMDAPGLVRLRDIGVERAIFALPSAEADTLLPLLDRAAGIARQLA